The Ananas comosus cultivar F153 linkage group 4, ASM154086v1, whole genome shotgun sequence region attctataataatttctaatttttcctTGAGTAGCGTAATGTAGGTGTATGGTTAAACTTGTGCTGTGCGGTTCATGATGAGTACGATGCACCCGGTGTAAGAGGTAATTTTACCGGGTGGGAGGGCGGTAACGCGATCCGATTTTCCGTTTTGTAGTAGGCTAGCAGCAAACGTAGCAGCAGAACCGCTTCGTCCTGTACACGCCTGTTTTCGTATAAAAAGGTGAaaaggttatttatttatttatttatttatttatttaaacggagcttttcttttccctcctcGTTAGCCATtcccctccactctctctctctctctctctctctctctctctctgtcacatcgctctctctctctctctctcgtctccgTTCTCGCCTCGATCGAGAGCGAAACCCTTTCGCATCTTCCCCACGACGATCGTTTTCGTCGACGACATTGTTACAGCGACCCGTTTCTTCGACGATCGGTGGTGAGGTGATCGAATCTCTCTTCGTTTTCTCTGTGTGAGTCGTGAAATCTTATGatcggtgttttttttttttctttcatttcttttcttttcttttctttttttcttttttcgagaTCGATGAGTTCGAATAGAGTGGAGTGGAATGGAATGGATGATCTCATTTCCTTTGTATTTATGGTAATTAATGAGGTTATTCGTAGCTTTGAGCTGTTTCAGTAGATATTACTTTTGAATCTTCTCGTTTCTTGGTACGTTTATGATTGAAAAATGAATGATTGTAACGCTCTATATGCCACCTTTATTGTCTTCTTCTTTACTTTTTCATCAATATTGTTGAAAATCTATGTATATTAGTGTGAAGGGTTTTCGAACACTCAGCGGTTCTCTTTTTGTTGGCAAAATTCTTGTTCTTGGTTGAAgagggattttagggtttcagcAATGCTGTATATATTGTGATAAAACCTTGCAATTCCAGTGAAAAATTATCGATTCTTGGAATTGTTTCATTATTAAATTCATGTTCGTTTGCTTGGGTGTTCGTTTTCTctcgttttcttttctttagttTCTCAAAAATAGGATGGGGGCTGGGAGAAGGACGGAGACTATCACAGTTTCGACTGATCCATATAAAACTCCGATGCCTGGGAACTCCTCTGTCTCTGCAAGAAATTTGCGTAAGACCGACCTCGGAGGAGTCATCTTTGGTTGCTCAATACACACGATGAGTGAATGCCTTTCTAAGCAGCTATTTGGTTCGTCGACAACCCTTTCATAATTGCCATCAACTCATCTTTTATCTGAGTCGGAGTATCAATTTACTCACCAGATTCTAGCGATATTGTTTGATATCTATTTTTCTGTTCTTCTGAAGGTGGGAGTAAAGACCAAACTGATTATCgattgaaattagggtttcgatcTTATGTAAATAAACTTCTTCTTCCGATCAACCCAAGAAAAATGTAATAGCTTTATAATAAATCTATTTCAGAAATTGGCATATCTTTACCAAACCATTCGCATGGGCTTGACGTGCATTTGTATGGTCCAGGGAGTCTTGTTCTGTGGTATTGGTGCTTCATCAGTCTTGTGTTTCGCTTCTTAGTGTTTTGTCTATCATAAGTATGCCATGTTGATTAGCTATtaaatatctatatctatatctataggCCATAACGAATTATGGATGCTTTCATAGGTGTCTTTTGGTAGTTTTTGGTACGTACTGTGTTATTACTGAAATTTCTTTTTGATAGGCTTGCCTTCCAACCACTCACCTTATGTGAAGAATATTGAACCTGGTCTGCCGTTATTCCTGTTTAACTATTCCGACAAAAAATTGCATGGCGTGTTTGAGGCTGCTTGCCATGGCCAGATGTGCATTGACCCTTATGCATGGACTAAGGATGGTGCAGAGAAAACAAAATATCCCGCACAGGTATTTTTAATGGGGCATTCATAGCAATGATGCTTCGCATCTTCCATtgatatttagttttattttatcgTATTTTACTCCTTTACTTCTTTCTAATGATATATTATTGGCCATTTCTTTTGTAAGGTTCGTATCCGCACCAGGTCACAGTGCGAACCACTTCTCAAGGCCCAATATGACAAAGTGATTGCAGACAACTATTATAAACCTAATTACCTTTGTTTTGAGCTAGATCATGCGCAAACACAAGGTCTGCTTGCATTGTTTAGACCTACGTCTGTCCCTCCTAATATCAAGCAAGTTCCACCAACGGCAACTGCTCCCTTAACGGCCGTCAAACGCCAGGCGAGCAATCCTTGGAAACGTGTGGACAGTCGGTTGGGTGACTCAAAGGGTTTCAACGCATTTTCTGTTTTGACGGAGGATAATAATCCTTTGTCAGATAACTGGGGTGATTGGGATGCAGAAACCTCAAGCAGTGCTCTTGGTAAGAAGGAAACTGAAGAGAAAATTTCAGAATGGGAAAATAGTGAGGAGACCATGCTGCTGGAGGATCCCTTAGTTGTTGATTCTGCAAATGATGATACTTTGCCGGTAAATAATCCTGGTGATATTATGCTTTATGAAGGCATAGAGAGCAAGATATTGTCAGAAGAACAATCTAGCTATGAGATCAATATGCCGAATATTCTTCATAAACTAAAGAATATATCTTTACAACGAAAATGCTTAATTTCGTTGTCTAAGGATAACTATGTCGCGAGCAGTTCCACACAAGTGCAAGAGAAAGTTATAGTTCCAGCAGAAATGATGAATTCAGCTATGCCAGAGGAAAATGCAAGCACATCTGCCCAATTTGAGGGTGATGCAAAGGTATGGTgtcatttattttgtttttgtttttgttccttcatttatttctcttttaatGTGTTAATATGCAGTAAATCAATGACCCTTTTTAACTTGAAGCCTAACTTGTGTAGTTGTTGCAAATTATTGAAGAATTGAGAAAAAAGGCTGCAGCGGTAGAGAATAAGCAGGTGTAATTATTAAACCTATTTTTCCTTCTATAGACTTTGGGTgtgataatttaattttttcagcGCGTTGGTTACTTAGGGTTTTATTTTCTTGATGATGGTATTTGCCATTTTGCTATCACTTTCCAAACTAAATTGGCAAATTCATATTTcagttttatttatatatttctaatattCTCTACATGGTCTTGATTGGTAACATTGTTGGTCCTTTTATTGTAGTTGTGGGATTGTATagaagaaataatattattactgTGGATGCGTTCATCTGCCCTTTTACTCCACATTCCATTGCATATGCTCGTGTTCTTTATATTGCGAGTCCTGTGGAGCAAATGGTTCATCGTCGCTTGCATTATTTTGTAGATGCAGTCAGATCAGGAAGTGCAATCATTAAGGGGCATAGTCATTGAGTCAGAAAAGAAGATTCAACGGTTGGAACGCCAAGTTCATGTGTTGGAATCAAAGCTTTATCCATCTATTTCCCTTAGCAGCGCGGCCACACCACTGGCTGAAGCAGAGCAAGCTATTTACCTAATGGGTGGCTACAATGGCACCACCTGGTTATCGACCTTGGATTGTCTTTCACCAGCGACGGACAGTCTAGTATCTCTCAGGCCGATGAGTGTCACACGCTCATATGCATCAGCAGTTGCATTGAGCAATAATATCTTTGTTTTTGGCGGTCGAGACACAGAATCATGTTTTTCAACAGGTACTGTTAATTTACTAGTCACTACTGCATATGTCATTTCATATTCTCTTGAATACGATACTAACCTAAattatctttttccttttttaatgaAGTTGAATGTTACAACAAAAGGAACGATGATTGGACAATGTGCCCTCGTTTGAATCGTCCGAAGGAAGGTCTTGCTGGAGCAACtctcaataataaaatatttgctatTGGGGGAGGAAATGGACCGGAGACGTTCTCAGAAGTTGAGATGCTTGATCCAGCTCTCAGTCGATGGATTTACAGTACACCTTTGCTTCATAGGGTACATCTTATTCCTTGTAATTGTAAATTTATTTCCTCTAAATTTATTCATTCTTGGTAAATATGCACTTATaacattttaaaatgaaaagagCATTGGCTGAGGttcaattaattattctatGCGGACAACTATTGCGCTCCTGCCAAATCTTCTTTTGTTGTTTGAGGATGTTAGTCAACTTTGTTATCCACAATTATTGTGACATCAGATTTCAATGCAAAGTTGCTGGCACTAACCCTCACCATAGCAACAATTTTGGAAGCTACTTCTAATCTTCAGAAATGGCCCAAACTGGATTGTGGATTCGTGATCTCTTTCTCGTGATAGGGGAAATGAGTTTGCCTATGATGAGAAGACTTTGCCGACATGATTAGAAATGGTAGTGCCCTGTGCCACAAAATGTGGGGAGGAAAGGAATTTAAGTTAGCTTTTGTTAGGAAGGTAGCTAGATGTAAGAAATGCATTAAACTGTCCTGGTGAAAAGTAAAGCGCTAAGCAATGCTTGGCAAGGTTTTTTTGAATGAGTGCAGAGGGAAATTATGACGATGCAAGAGAGCAGCAGTATGTTtgcaataaaacaaaaatattagctCATGGCCGTTAAA contains the following coding sequences:
- the LOC109709128 gene encoding kelch-like protein 20, coding for MGAGRRTETITVSTDPYKTPMPGNSSVSARNLRKTDLGGVIFGCSIHTMSECLSKQLFGLPSNHSPYVKNIEPGLPLFLFNYSDKKLHGVFEAACHGQMCIDPYAWTKDGAEKTKYPAQVRIRTRSQCEPLLKAQYDKVIADNYYKPNYLCFELDHAQTQGLLALFRPTSVPPNIKQVPPTATAPLTAVKRQASNPWKRVDSRLGDSKGFNAFSVLTEDNNPLSDNWGDWDAETSSSALGKKETEEKISEWENSEETMLLEDPLVVDSANDDTLPVNNPGDIMLYEGIESKILSEEQSSYEINMPNILHKLKNISLQRKCLISLSKDNYVASSSTQVQEKVIVPAEMMNSAMPEENASTSAQFEGDAKLLQIIEELRKKAAAVENKQMQSDQEVQSLRGIVIESEKKIQRLERQVHVLESKLYPSISLSSAATPLAEAEQAIYLMGGYNGTTWLSTLDCLSPATDSLVSLRPMSVTRSYASAVALSNNIFVFGGRDTESCFSTVECYNKRNDDWTMCPRLNRPKEGLAGATLNNKIFAIGGGNGPETFSEVEMLDPALSRWIYSTPLLHRRFAPGAVESGGVIYAVGGYDGSCYLQSAERYDPREGYWTRLPNMNLRRGCPSLAVLNGTIYAIGGIGDGRTAVSTVETFDPRLSSWMMGRPMNIDRAYFSAVVLDNVLFALGGLQGGTVLESVECYSGRTGWFMQDFRSFEKRSFFCAVVL